The genomic window ctccagattacttattggaaacgactctaaaatcgattcatcaaaaacacccgagaccacatagtgtgacgcgatttttctctgtatcacagcctttgATGTAGTCAACAAAATACccttaagttgcaatctacgagctatctcaaacacctcagtttttttcgcgtTCGCCAACGACTCCACATCTggtgaagccagaaactcatcaatattcattgttgctgaataccactcacaagcaaAAGAATCGAGCATTCCCCGTTTCCAAAATaccgattcaaaagttagcaagcatttaaactcaaacgatccaatccagacacagcccccatatttatgttacgtattTAGGcagcaataaatatatgagttcggcaagggttttttaaaacaaacaacatgtttattaaacacaggaAACAAACCcctcaaaagtaaacaaacactaacgtaacggGAAATCAACTgcggtgcggcagctcaaacagttcttaaagcgatattgcaaaaacagttctttaaattggtattgccaaaagttcgatatgctcacagtccatttaaaaaaggagagactttataagacgatttaaattctctttcacgtcgcttgcttcgatccccgacgtcgaaattcccacaaagaatttacgaaatgaaatggcttaaaggcactgacctttccttcctcactatcctcaatcctttctggtaaacccagggattaacgtgaagatagtcaacaaaatccttccaaataaggatcaaacaaagttcGAACCCTGCTTCAccatagaaagcgattctccttgatctttaactcccgaacttcgatcttcactctccactaattcctcgaactagcagaatcgtaaagaacctgctggcaatgaccttttaaactttagacattagataaaaatttcatttttcaactaaactgcgtcatcacttaaatcacgcagtggcatgaaatcaacttgacaaatccagccacgaactgcccctcctcacagggtggggtcttccttttataacctaaaaaaaaacctgtcacatgatctctactggcgggaaaatgacgtcagtCCACaatcaagtccagtatagcttcaaccccagtcacgtgacaagggtaccactgtcttgtgtcacgagtacgtaacacgtGGAATTCGCATTTCTCCACCTTTACGAATAACTTATTCTCCCCAGCCTCTTCAGGATTTGACGGAGCAGGCGCATGTGTTGCTGGGGCCTGCTGGAAAAGATCAGGATGTCTTCCAGGTAGACAAACATGAAGTGGTTAATGAAGTCTCTTCGTACATTGTTAATCAAGGCATGAaaaacggtggggggggggtggtggtgggattGTGAGGCTGAAAGGCATAACTAAGTACTCAAAGTTGCGTAAAGGGGTATTGAAATCCGCCTTccattcttctcccttccttatcCGGACCAAATGGTTGGTGTTTCAGAGGTCCATcttcgagaagatggtggctcaATGAAGTGGCTCGAATGCAAAACTTACAAGAGGCAGTAGGTACTTGTTCTTATTGGTTATATGATTTAGGCCTCGGTAGTCGATGCAGGGATGGAGAGAGCCATCTTTCCCCCCCCGGGGAGGATGAGGGTTGAATAATGCCCGCCGCAAGAGATTCACTATGTAAGCTTACACTGATCGCTTCTCTGGCTGGGGCAAGTTAAATAGGTGACTGGTGGGTAGCAGGGCCCCGGGGAGAAGGTGGATTACACAATCGTATGGGTGGTGCTGTGGGCAGGGAAAGGGCTTGCTGTTGACTGAGTTGTCCTAAGTCATGGTCCTCCTTGGGGATGTGGGACAAGTCAAGGGGTTCCAAAACAGGTGGTGTCACGGCAGCTTCTCTGGGAGACGGGGCCAACCGCAGACAGTTGGTATGGCCGGATAGGCTCCATTCGGCTATCCTCCCAGTAGACCAGTCAATACAGGGATTATGTTGGTTCATCCATGGGTATCCTAGGACTACCAGGGCCAGAGGTGATTGAATGTGGCTGAATCGGTACTTCCTCTCGATGGTTGCCGGATAGAATTAAGGGCATGTGTGGCGTACTGTGGGTCACCCAAGCCAGCAGTTTTCCATCCAGGACCCAGGCCTCTGGGGAGTGGTTAACGGTTCGCGGGGTATTCCGGCATTGGTGGCTATCTCTTCGTCCAGCAGTTTGCCCTCAGCACCAGAATGCACCAAAGCGGATAGGGATAGGGGCTGTTGTTGGTAGCTCATGGTTGCTGGAACCTGCATCCGAAtctgggaggctgaggggagtgTCTTCGGACCCACCAGAACAGTAGGAATGGGAGCTCTGCGAGGAACGTCGGGGGAGCGAGGTTAGGGCTGGCTGGTCTTCTCTCTCAAACGTTCGATAATTAATCCGATGGCTAGCAAGATCAGAGAGTCCAGACCGTCCATGCCATCCCTCGCGACCAACTCATCCTTTATCTGATCTGAGAGGCCCTGTCGAAACACCTATCATAGGGCCTCGTCATTCCACCCGGAGTCTGCGGCCAATGTCAATGGAATACTTGGCTGCACTTCGGGAAGCCTGGCGAAGAGTAAGCAGCTGTCTTGCGGCATCCTTGCCATGAATGGATTGTTGGAAaaccttcctcatttctgcgatagAGGAGGAGTAAGAGGAACACACTTCCGGCCGATTATCACACACTGTGTTTGCCCAAACCGAGGCAACCCCTCATAGCAGCCCCATGATATACGCAATCTTCGATTTGTTGGAAGCGTAGGTACGTGGCTGCAGCTCGAAAACCAGGGAGCATTGTCTAGGTCCCTGGCATAGGGTTCAGGCTCAGGCACAGACGGTCCTCGAGGGGATGGGTTTGCGGACTCCGAGGGCGAAGCCATCCCGAGTAGTGCAGTTTGGGTAGCTGGGGTTCTCGGAGGTGGTCGGGAGGCAAAAGCGGAGACCCAGTCCATTCGTTCAGTCACCTTCTGCACATTCATGGTTAGCGTCCGAAGGTTGTCTGTGGTCTCTCGAAGTAGGTAGTCGTGGGCACCCAACAGGTAGCCCTGGTTGGCCAGGGCCTGGTGTACGGGATCCGTGTCTGCTGGGTTCATCgtggccagttcgttctgttgcaaggacgtggcGGTGGATtcaacccaagtgctgaacacgggcaCGAAGTCCGAGGAGGGAGACGCTGCTGTCGTAGCGAGCGTGGGAAGGGTTCCAAGGGGGGTTTTACCCATTGTCTCGGTCTTGGTAGATAATTCAGGAACAAGGTTAGACTTCAAACTGATAGTCCTAAACACCATGGAGCGAGGTTACTCGTACACGAGTCAACCAACGAACTGGTAGTGGTCACAGGGTTCTTATACTACTCTGGTTAATCGAATGTTGGTGTTCGTAATTATTGGAACCTGGGAAtagattggaaactaaacgaggttttaaaggcccaattcctgagtaaGACGGCCAGGTGCCAGGAGGGACCATGACATTGTGATGGTATTAGAAAAGATCTCataagtgtggtttgggacaggctgttttctggcaaaagagTACTTGGTAAGTCTAAGgctttcagaagtgaaattttgagggtgtagagcttgtatgtgcctgtcacaataaaagttgaaaggtaactgttGCTGGGTACCTTcattttcaaaagatattgaggccccagctattttgttcctctaaatgcctcagactgctgGGTGCTACCAAGAATCATTAATGAGTACAATATCAGAATTCCATGCCATGtgctcatctgactttttttttagtCGTCTTCtattggtttctaaaagcttcccaatagtttttgctcttttgtttgtcctctcttttgcttttatgttggctttggcttctcatttcacccATGGtggtgtcctcctgcctttccactgctttcccttctttgggatgtatcgatcactcagctcctgaattgatcccagaaactccagccattgctgctccattgtcactcCTAACTTTTCACTTCCAAACAAGCTTGACCAGCTTCTTTGTCATAGaatcatggagaagttcagttcggaaacaggctatttgtcccatctagtcaatgctgaaaaaaCACTTAAGCTGTCTAATGCAGCTACCTGAACTGGGACCATcgtcctccatacccctgccatcaaggctcccatccaaacttcttttaaatggtgtgttacggattcagcaacaataaatatatgagtgaggcagggtttttataacaaacaaaacgTTTAACAAAACgttgaaaaacaaacccccaaaagtaaacaaacaactgatgtaaccggaagtcagctgctgtgaggcagcttaaacagttcagcttaaacagttcttaaagcaatgaagcttaaacagttcttaaagtgatgttgcaaaaacagttcttcaaagtaatattgcaaaagttcaaaatgctttcaGTCCATTTAAGGAGAGACTTAGTAACACGATTTAAATTCTCCTTCACGTTGTGTTGCTGcgattcccagtcgaactatacttttcccatgaagaatttatgaagatggaaaatgaaacggcttaaaggcaacgacctttcctttacaagactgttcccaatcctttctgctatttcacaggcacgagcacagtcaacgaattccttccgaatgaggatcaaacaaggtcgaatctgtttcactgttgaaatcgactttcctcgatcttttaactcctgcactccaatcttcactctccactgattctcaactgacagtattataaagaaactgctggctatgaccttttaaactttaggcattaaataaaagtccacctttcaactaaactgcgtcataacattaaatcacgcagtggcatgaagtcagcacggcaaatttagccacaatcTGCCCCTCCTCActgggaggggtcctccttttataccctgtaataAAAAaacctatcacatgacctcttctGGTGGGAAAATTATGTAACTCCACTATCGCAAGACCATTAcccgtgtcacgggtacgtaacaggtGAAACCGAGCTCATATTCACCACTGGTGCTGCCATCTCATTCTGCACATTCACAACCATTTCAGTGAagatcttttccaaatgttcccattaagttttcaccttccccacttacccatgacctctggttggcATCcagcacaacctcagtggaaaaaaactgcttgcatgtacctatccatacactcataattttgtatacttctaacaaatcctcaaagTGATGTATAATTTGCTTGtttatgtttggagcctttttgtggtgtataaggtgatgagggacattgatagtgtggataaccagaggagattttttttcccccagggctgaaatggctaacacgaaggggcatagctttaaggtgctcgGAAATACATACCGAGGGGATGGCAGGGTTAAGCTTTTTTAGACAGAGTGTGGTTGGTGCGTCGAGGGTATTTCAGTTCCTGTGGGACCAGGCAtctatgcagctcagtgggaacagggtaAAATAACAATGGATAGAGTCAAAATGAGGCTGGTCACAGATTGGTGATGGCAGAAATGATCTCATTTAAAATGTTGCCCTACACCcgttgatggattttgtaaatcattTTACAGGTTAAAATGACAAGGGAGTTGTCTGCGGGAATCTCGAAGacaacacgccagttttgctgtctctatcCAGATATTTAAAAAGTGGAACAAGGGATACACTCGATCATCCTTCGTGCTCAGACTGTGAGGAGGGATTCACTCATTCACCTGACTGACTGGCGTGCCCGTCATTTTATGGAGGGGAAGGGCTATTCAcctactcagacagtgggaatggattcacttggtcatctcaactgaaagtacatcagcacgttcacactgggcaaggtcaTTGACctattctgtgtgtgagaagggattcagccGGTCTTCCTACCTgtagacacaccagtcagttcacactgggcagaggctggtcagctgctgaatttgtggggaaggattcactcagtcatctgacttaatggctcaccagcgagttcacactaaggaaaggccattcacctgctcagactgtgggaagggattcactcagtcatcccaattgAAGATacatctgcgagttcacactggggagaggccattcccctgctcggactgtgggaagcgattctcttgctcatcccaactgaaggtacatcagcgagttcacactggggagaggccattcacttgctcagtctgtgggaagggattcactcagtcaccccaactgaagatacatctgcaagttcacactggagagaggcctttcacctgttcagactgtgggaagggattcactcgatcatctaacctgaaggtacatcagcgagttcacactggggagaggccgttcacctgctcagactgcgggaagggattcacacagtcatcccatctattagcacaccagtcagttcacagtggtgaatggctgttcacctgctcagactgtgggaagggattcactttctcatctcacctgaagatacatcagcgagttcacactggtgagaggccattcacctgctcagactgtgggaaaggattcactttgtCAATTCAGTTATTGAGACACCAGTccgttcacactggagagagggcattcacctgctcagactgtgggaaggaattcactcaatcatctgatctacagatacaccagcgagttcacactgggaagaggccattcacctgctcagtctgtgggaagggattcactcagtcatctcatctgagggtacatcagcgagttcacactggagagaggccattcacctgctcagactgtgggaagggattcactcagtcatgccACCTAAtgtctcaccagcgagttcacactggggtgaggccagtcacttgctcagactgtgggaagggattcacttgctcatctgaactgaaggtacatcagagagttcacactggggagaggccgtacagctgctcagactgtgggaagggattcactcagtcatcccaactaaaggtacatcagcgagttcacactagggggaggccattcacctgctcagactgtgggaagggattcacttgctcatacaccctactgagacaccagtcagttcacactggggagaggcagttcacctgctcagactgtgggaagggattcactcagtcatctgacctaatgtttcaccagcgagttcacaccgaggagcggccattcacctgctcagaatgcggGAAGGGATACACTcgctcatctgaactgaaggtacatcagcgagttcacactggggagaggccgttcacctgctcagactgtgggaagggattcactcagtcatcccaactgaaggtacatttgcgagttcacactcgggagaagccgtttacctgctcagtctgtgggaagagattcacttattcatccaccctactgagacaccagtcagttcacactgggtagaggctattcacctgctcagtttgtGGGAAGGGATATACTCAGTCATCTAAactaaaggtacatcagcgaggtCACATTGGCGAGGggtcgttcacctgctcagactgttatGTAACTCTCGCTTCAGCTTTCAGCTTAATAATGGGGGGGGTGATTGCCCCCACCCACTCCgagcctggccaaacttaagaaatctcatttgggtgcattctgcgtgatgtgtcccctgctacaaatcagtaccccaaagcaacaaacagtacacaatatgtgattaaatggtTGGGCTTTTaaatcttactttgactatagggttagtaaagaaaatgaaaataaaagaaaaagggcccactctctccattcacatcttcttatctctccctggcaaaacaCCACGAAAatgactcacaagaaagaacaacatttttGTCATTGGGTAGCCCCACACTCCAAACCCTGTTTTCTCCAGTCataacctaaacattgctgctacagagaagtcattacatcagcagtgaaacattaccgagtgcccattacattagcagtgaaaccttacagcatgttacacttgtgacacactaccaTGTTCATACTGGGaacatgctggatatttgtccatcactgttGCTGAATGCGATTTTGAGAGTGACTgtcagtgctgaactctgcaattattgccgttgctcaccacacccagttctgcaccctggtcactgggcatgggtggagtttcttctgctgtatattccagttaaatgtgactggagtttaatattctggatctgaaaaaaaataaatgttcattttaaactctgtctcaggtatttgtttaatttataacacacctagtgtaTAGCACAGAGTTAACTCAGGCTGGCTGGACTCTGCCTGTGATTCTGTTACTTGACAGTccatttaaatcctcccctgttgttccatTTCACTCTCCCTGTTGTGATAGGTTCCAagcagtcaccactctgtgggtgaagaagtttcctttgatttttctttctttctttttacagtatctttattcagaagaaaaaaaatcaagacatacagagtgcaacacatagagaCATCTCAACAGAAGctatgtacattcatatattgtaataaaaccAATCAAAATACTATAGCacatcacataaaggtataccactctgtaatcataaatttaaagataaatcatacatcataaaagaaatgttTATGTACAAAAAtatcaaccccctaccaactaccgaAGGAAAAAAACTGATGGATGAAAATGAATAATTAGATAAAAAAAATACTTGCTTAAGaagaaaatatacataaaagtctgtgcactgttaagctttataaattggaaaaataGTTTAGGAAAGGTTCctagatatcataaaaagattgtttggAGTTTGCTGAGCagtggatcttctctaaatttaaataagacataatatcatttagccattgaagatgtgtaggaggggtagacacCTTCCATTCAAGCacgattgctctccttgctaaaacaGTTAAAAACTAAAACGTGTAGATTAAAAGTAAAGTTGTATCTTCATTTGTAATAATACCAAGCAAGGCAGtatggggatttgggtcaaattgggcCCTAAGAggttgagagaaggtatgaaatacttcctgcCAAAACCTTTCAATTTTAGGACAAAGCCAAAACATGAATTAAAGAAGCATCAgtagagttgcatttattacaaagtggagaaaagttcggataaaaactggacagcttctgttttaTGAACAAATTtgaattgtagaagagaatgacgagcacagaaatatgatttattaacccatttaagtattttattccatctttcatcagaaatctgacaagttcggtcatcctcccaagctttttttcaTTTTATCTAAAAAATATTGTATTGAATAAATCAACAAGTTATAAATACTGGTAATAGAACCAtgaacaaaaggttttaaatttataaGATAGTCAAGTAAATTTTTAACAAGACCTATAAGAAAAATAGTTAATTCGGaacgtaagaaatctctaatttgaaggtacctGTAAAATTGTGTTTTGgcagtgcaaatttagttgacagttggtcaaatgaagcaaaagaccctgagataaacaggtcccaaaaacacctAATACCTAATTCTTCGCAAtccttgtcagtcatggaagcgataaaaaaaataattaaggagaatggaaTATGATTGGGAGATGTTTTTTCTGCAGACTGGAGAAGTCAATCTgcctgcagttctgtctgagaagttcttcgcccctcaaatctctgggctgaggaagaatggaggaaaaatggagtcaagttaggaaaaggggatgtACAAGAAGATCTAGGTGTTTTTCTACATCaggcaataaaagcaagcattcaggTATAACTGAAGAAAGCTTATGGCATGCTTACCTTTATaacgaggaattgagtataggagtaaagaggtccttctgcagctgtccagggcactggtgagaccccacctttagtattgtgtgtagttttggtctccaaatttgaggaaggacattcttgctattgaggaagtgcagcgtaggttcacaaggttaattcctggaatggcgggactgtcatatgttgatagattggagcgactgggcttgtatacactggaatttagaaggacgagagaggatctgattgaaacatataagaaaaTTAAGGGATTGGACGCGCTGGAGGCAGgtagcatgttcccgctgatgggtgagtctagaactggaagtcacagtttaagaataagggttaggccatttagattagagatgtggaaaaactatttcacccagagagtgataatatgtggaatgctctgccccagagggcagtggaggccaaatctctggatgttttcaagaaagagttagatagagctcgtATAGATAGCGGggacaagggatatggggagaggtcaAGAACggtgtactgattgtgtatgatctgcggtgatcacagtgaatggcggtgctggcaagaagggccaaatggcctactcctgtacctactgtctattgaatgacattggtagttaacctCCTTATGCAcagctcatttccacattatgggtcattttcaCCGCTTCTAAAGGGTTGTTAGAAACATACTGTCCTCTAAAGTCTGAACGAAGAATGGGAAACCATTAGTTGGAAGTTCAACTGAGCAGGGTTAGACACCAGAGGtgggtctgcacagggcagagtttggggctcttggacgatggtcggggtaagaatgaatgatgaggagaagggaatcagcaaaGGGGTGCGACTACAAATGACAGAATAGCAACATTTGGATGCTAATTGGCAGAGAAAATAACTTgcttgtctgactgatgacacaaacaatgcctgtAATGAGGTGCCCCATTGGTAGAGGCACATCTATGTGTTGAGAATGGTTATATCTTTTAGATGATCCAATCTGTAATAATGTATTAATCATCATATAAATTGTGAGATTCTGTCCCTTACTGCatcaggcttgaatttatggtgcCGTAATCAAGTTACTGTTGTCATTGATGAATTTGtaatttaaagcaagattttggtgaatgatatttgccacttgattgtacctgcataagtaatcagattgagttaaactgctgcaggattccAGAATGTGTTGGATTTTGTCTGGTTTCTCTTTGCATTTTCTGCGTATtgccttgtttgtttgtattatatgaatttttgttttttttttctttttgttaataATCTTGTCCTGTGTTTCTGCAAGAAACCCCTCTGTTTCTAGGAAGAGGTCTCCAAatctcagtcaggtgctcgatgcttccttgtcaacatctagtctgctcagattattgggatgtctcccatggagggtcatactcattgtTAATGTTTTCTTGCCTATAAATAACTTATTTTTTCTTGGTTAGCCTCTCATTTCAGTGTGCTGGTCTGTATCTCTTATCACAATTGCATTTACACACATGGAGCGTTCAATACTGCTCACATTTGATGAAAATATGCACTTAGAAATTTTACctgactgttgtgtgattttttttttatgtgTGATATACAGCTTCCTCCTTCTGTCTAAGGTAGTGTTAATCCATTTAAATAGAGTTTGAGTTTAAATAGGCTTTTCTAaagttgtcatttcagttcttatttatctttgtaaTTTTTTTCCTGACTGAAATGGGACCaaaatattttcattaaaaaaagTCAATGTCAGTAGTGACTTATTTCCTTTGTTACATTTGTTAACTATTCaactctgtttg from Hypanus sabinus isolate sHypSab1 chromosome 18, sHypSab1.hap1, whole genome shotgun sequence includes these protein-coding regions:
- the LOC132407292 gene encoding zinc finger protein 229-like, whose protein sequence is MAHQRVHTKERPFTCSDCGKGFTQSSQLKIHLRVHTGERPFPCSDCGKRFSCSSQLKVHQRVHTGERPFTCSVCGKGFTQSPQLKIHLQVHTGERPFTCSDCGKGFTRSSNLKVHQRVHTGERPFTCSDCGKGFTQSSHLLAHQSVHSGEWLFTCSDCGKGFTFSSHLKIHQRVHTGERPFTCSDCGKGFTLSIQLLRHQSVHTGERAFTCSDCGKEFTQSSDLQIHQRVHTGKRPFTCSVCGKGFTQSSHLRVHQRVHTGERPFTCSDCGKGFTQSCHLMSHQRVHTGVRPVTCSDCGKGFTCSSELKVHQRVHTGERPYSCSDCGKGFTQSSQLKVHQRVHTRGRPFTCSDCGKGFTCSYTLLRHQSVHTGERQFTCSDCGKGFTQSSDLMFHQRVHTEERPFTCSECGKGYTRSSELKVHQRVHTGERPFTCSDCGKGFTQSSQLKVHLRVHTREKPFTCSVCGKRFTYSSTLLRHQSVHTG